One Thermus sp. CCB_US3_UF1 DNA window includes the following coding sequences:
- a CDS encoding phosphate-starvation-inducible PsiE family protein codes for MQEALLALYRGATRLVFNLVVVALLVGLFVGVGRTFLELGLTLSEPTVRLGLKELITNVLSLVIVLELVRVFVEYFELDRVRLEVLLEIGVALALRELLLLLFAEKLSGLDLFLWTMGILALVGGRTLAVRFSPRRER; via the coding sequence ATGCAGGAGGCCCTCCTCGCCCTTTACCGGGGGGCCACCCGCCTGGTCTTCAACCTGGTGGTGGTGGCCCTGCTGGTGGGGCTTTTCGTGGGGGTGGGGCGGACGTTTTTGGAACTCGGCCTCACCCTGTCCGAACCCACGGTGCGCCTGGGTTTGAAGGAACTCATCACCAACGTCCTCAGCCTGGTCATCGTCCTGGAGCTGGTCCGGGTCTTCGTGGAGTACTTTGAACTGGACCGGGTGCGCCTGGAGGTCCTTCTGGAGATCGGGGTGGCCCTAGCCCTCAGGGAACTCCTCCTCCTGCTCTTCGCCGAAAAGCTCTCCGGGCTGGACCTCTTCCTGTGGACCATGGGCATCCTGGCCCTGGTGGGCGGGCGCACCCTGGCGGTACGGTTCTCGCCCAGGAGGGAGCGATGA
- a CDS encoding cation:proton antiporter regulatory subunit, producing the protein MRVEEAVLPGVGRKYTITVRSGDRLVIVVHTSGKRELQYFEGDADEPAAALDLTDEEARELGAILAGVLFHPEAVGNTRSKLGEKVIEWIRILPGTRLAGRRVAEMPLPPGAHLLAVDRPGAPLIPNPPPDTLLEVGDTLVVAGTREAVEALKERL; encoded by the coding sequence ATGAGGGTAGAGGAAGCGGTGCTCCCGGGGGTGGGGCGGAAGTACACCATCACCGTGAGGAGCGGGGACCGCCTGGTGATCGTGGTCCACACCTCGGGCAAACGGGAGCTGCAGTACTTTGAGGGGGATGCCGACGAGCCCGCCGCGGCCCTAGACCTCACGGACGAGGAGGCGCGGGAGCTGGGGGCGATTCTGGCTGGGGTCCTGTTCCACCCCGAGGCGGTAGGGAACACCCGGAGCAAGCTGGGGGAAAAGGTGATCGAGTGGATCCGGATCCTGCCGGGCACCAGGCTGGCGGGCCGGCGGGTGGCGGAGATGCCCCTGCCCCCGGGGGCCCACCTCCTGGCCGTGGACCGGCCCGGAGCCCCCCTCATCCCCAACCCCCCTCCAGACACCCTCCTAGAGGTGGGGGACACCCTGGTGGTGGCGGGCACCCGCGAGGCGGTGGAAGCCCTCAAGGAGCGGCTCTGA
- a CDS encoding ATP-dependent Clp protease proteolytic subunit, with amino-acid sequence MEVFFQLFWLFFILSALSPYLQQQMLLGARARKIAELERKRGSRVITLIHRQEAVSFLGIPISRFISIDDSEQVLRAIRLTDKNMPIDLVLHTPGGLVLAAEQIAEALLRHPAKVTVFVPHYAMSGGTLIALAADEIVMDENAVLGPVDPQLGQYPAASLLKVLEKKPLSEIDDQTLILADVAEKALKQVKATVKGLLRKHMPEDRAEEVAHLLSQGTWTHDYPIDVAQARALGLNVRTEMPLEVYELMDLYPQAQGGKPSVQYVPLPYRQEGGRR; translated from the coding sequence ATGGAGGTTTTTTTCCAACTTTTCTGGCTTTTCTTCATCCTTTCCGCCCTAAGCCCCTACCTGCAACAGCAGATGCTCCTAGGGGCCAGGGCCCGCAAAATCGCCGAGTTGGAACGCAAGCGGGGTAGCCGGGTCATCACCCTCATCCACCGCCAGGAGGCGGTGAGTTTCCTTGGCATCCCCATCAGCCGCTTCATCAGCATTGACGATTCCGAACAGGTGTTGAGGGCCATCCGCCTCACGGACAAGAACATGCCCATCGATCTGGTCCTCCACACCCCGGGGGGGCTGGTCCTGGCCGCGGAACAGATCGCCGAGGCCCTCCTGCGCCACCCGGCCAAGGTCACGGTCTTCGTCCCCCACTACGCCATGTCCGGGGGTACCCTCATCGCCCTGGCCGCCGACGAGATCGTCATGGACGAAAACGCCGTGCTGGGCCCGGTGGACCCCCAGCTCGGCCAGTACCCGGCGGCCAGCCTCCTGAAGGTTCTGGAGAAAAAGCCCCTCTCCGAGATCGACGACCAGACCCTGATCCTGGCGGACGTGGCGGAAAAGGCCCTGAAGCAGGTCAAGGCCACGGTGAAAGGCCTTTTGCGCAAGCACATGCCCGAGGACAGGGCCGAGGAGGTGGCCCATCTCCTCTCCCAGGGCACCTGGACCCACGACTACCCCATTGACGTGGCCCAGGCCCGGGCCCTAGGCCTCAACGTGCGCACGGAGATGCCCCTCGAGGTCTACGAGCTCATGGACCTCTACCCCCAGGCCCAGGGGGGCAAGCCCAGCGTGCAGTACGTCCCCCTTCCCTACCGGCAGGAAGGGGGGAGGCGGTAG
- a CDS encoding transglycosylase SLT domain-containing protein, translated as MRWLFPLFFLAACQAQDLPPGYAPLEGGGVEAVRQVALGGEGYARMLAGWRLVDREEIPLAERAEYAWRYALFLEGARAFEPGWEAKAAWRVAAPLLERAQDPRAFAAWQRLLPQEEAVAALLRLGAGEPLWEALFRGQAYEALLRVLPQGARPDLRAQALYRLGRYREALPHYRAWAERDPRGYLGLGYALWRLGRREEALWALGRYDRPESRYAQARIREEMGQKEEALSLYRRSTPEGLWQATALLERAGLAREALSLYLELAQSPTPFADDAALRAYLLAGELGLPGVREEAYALLSGGLGLLVGKTPDPPPPPPEAPSPPEAPRVEALLGAGQEAWARGEVRYALWQRPGDWPALVPLLYRLGAYREGIRAAWPTALAYPRAYGEWVEAYARREGLDPHLLYALLHVESRFDPKAVSPTGALGLGQFLRGTWADVARMLGEPPADPMDPEASIRYAARYLRWLLERCQALGLEGMERTACALTAYNGGIGYTSRGLAQEGGLWAFLRFQERDEPREYLAKVLSAYAAYRAIPWPGAGPAPSRR; from the coding sequence ATGCGCTGGCTTTTCCCCCTCTTCTTCCTCGCCGCTTGCCAGGCCCAGGACCTGCCCCCGGGGTACGCCCCCCTGGAAGGGGGAGGGGTGGAGGCGGTGCGCCAGGTGGCCCTAGGGGGGGAAGGGTACGCCCGGATGCTGGCGGGCTGGCGCCTGGTGGACCGGGAGGAGATCCCCTTGGCCGAGCGGGCGGAGTACGCCTGGCGCTACGCCCTCTTCCTGGAGGGGGCCCGGGCCTTTGAGCCTGGGTGGGAGGCCAAGGCGGCCTGGCGGGTGGCCGCCCCCCTCCTGGAAAGGGCCCAGGACCCCCGGGCCTTCGCCGCTTGGCAACGGCTTCTGCCCCAGGAGGAGGCGGTGGCCGCCCTTTTGCGCCTGGGGGCGGGGGAGCCCCTTTGGGAGGCCCTGTTCCGCGGCCAGGCCTACGAGGCCCTCCTGCGGGTGCTGCCCCAAGGGGCCAGGCCCGACCTAAGGGCCCAGGCCCTTTACCGCCTGGGGCGCTACCGGGAAGCCCTGCCCCACTACCGGGCCTGGGCGGAGCGGGACCCTAGGGGCTACCTGGGCCTGGGCTACGCCCTTTGGCGCCTTGGGCGGCGGGAGGAGGCCCTATGGGCCCTAGGGCGCTACGACCGCCCGGAAAGCCGCTACGCCCAGGCCCGGATCCGGGAGGAGATGGGGCAGAAGGAGGAGGCCCTTTCCCTCTACCGGAGGAGCACCCCCGAGGGGCTTTGGCAGGCCACGGCCCTCCTGGAGCGGGCCGGGCTTGCCCGGGAGGCCCTGTCCCTGTACCTGGAACTGGCCCAAAGCCCTACCCCCTTCGCCGACGACGCCGCCTTGCGGGCTTACCTCCTGGCCGGGGAGCTGGGCCTGCCGGGGGTGCGGGAGGAGGCCTACGCCCTCCTTTCCGGTGGGCTTGGCCTCCTCGTGGGCAAGACCCCGGACCCACCCCCGCCCCCGCCGGAGGCCCCCTCCCCGCCCGAGGCCCCCCGGGTGGAGGCCCTGCTGGGGGCGGGCCAGGAGGCCTGGGCCCGGGGGGAGGTGCGCTATGCCCTTTGGCAGCGCCCCGGGGACTGGCCGGCCCTGGTTCCCCTCCTCTACCGCCTGGGGGCCTACCGGGAGGGGATCCGGGCTGCCTGGCCCACCGCCTTGGCCTACCCTCGGGCCTACGGGGAGTGGGTGGAGGCCTATGCCCGCCGTGAGGGCCTGGACCCCCACCTCCTCTACGCCCTCCTCCACGTGGAAAGCCGCTTTGACCCCAAGGCGGTGAGCCCCACGGGGGCCCTGGGACTGGGGCAGTTCCTCCGCGGCACCTGGGCGGACGTGGCCCGGATGCTGGGGGAGCCCCCCGCCGACCCCATGGACCCTGAGGCCAGCATCCGCTACGCCGCCCGCTACCTGCGCTGGCTTCTGGAGCGGTGCCAGGCCTTGGGCCTCGAGGGGATGGAAAGGACAGCCTGCGCCCTCACCGCCTACAACGGGGGGATCGGCTACACCTCCAGGGGCCTGGCCCAGGAGGGGGGGCTTTGGGCCTTCCTGCGCTTCCAGGAGCGGGATGAGCCCCGGGAGTACCTGGCCAAGGTGCTATCCGCCTACGCCGCTTACCGGGCTATTCCTTGGCCTGGCGCAGGCCCCGCTCCGTCCAGGCGATGA
- a CDS encoding HPP family protein, which produces MKVQELMTKDPDTIGPEATLEEAARRILEKRYGSLPVVDREGYLLGLLQVEELLPRPENVPFSDVEALQLFGEWVDGNFLQDIYRRYQKTPVKAVMRTDIPRVHPEDPVGKALEVLLTREIRHLPVVDGSNRVVGILTRSDFLKLILRRG; this is translated from the coding sequence ATGAAAGTCCAGGAGCTGATGACCAAGGACCCGGACACCATCGGGCCCGAGGCCACCCTGGAGGAGGCCGCCCGGCGCATCCTGGAAAAGCGCTACGGCAGCCTGCCCGTGGTGGACCGGGAGGGGTACCTTCTGGGCCTTCTCCAGGTGGAGGAACTCCTGCCCCGGCCCGAGAACGTTCCCTTCTCCGATGTGGAGGCCCTGCAGCTCTTTGGGGAATGGGTAGACGGCAACTTCCTCCAGGACATCTACCGCCGCTACCAGAAGACCCCGGTGAAGGCGGTGATGCGCACGGACATCCCCCGGGTCCACCCCGAGGACCCGGTGGGGAAGGCCCTGGAGGTCCTCCTCACCCGCGAGATCCGCCACCTGCCGGTGGTGGACGGGTCCAACCGCGTGGTGGGCATCCTCACCCGCAGCGACTTCCTCAAGCTCATCCTCCGGAGGGGCTGA
- the dnaB gene encoding replicative DNA helicase produces MEGRIPPHSLEAEQSVLGAILLDSDVLDELEGLLPSPEAFYAEAHRKIYGAMQALRAQNRPVDLVTLSEELSRRGELEGLGGVSYLVQLSEATPTAAYAEHYARIVAEKWTLRKLIQAAGEAMRLAYEEAGSLDEILDTAGKKILEVALTQTDTEARAMRELVHETFEHIEALFQNKGEVAGVRTGFKDLDSLIGTLSPGSLNIIAARPAMGKTAFALTIAQHAALKEGVGVGIYSLEMPAAQLTLRMMCSEARIDMNRVRLGQLTDRDFSKLVDVAGRLSEAPIFIDDTPDLTLMELRARARRLKSQHGVGLLIIDYLQLMSGPGGNKGGENRQQEIAAISRGLKALARELHIPVIALSQLSRAVEARPNKRPMLSDLRESGSIEQDADLVMFIYRDEYYNPHSEKLGVAEIIVGKQRNGPTGTVELQFHAQHVRFNDLTREP; encoded by the coding sequence ATGGAAGGCCGTATTCCCCCCCACAGCCTCGAGGCCGAGCAGAGCGTGCTGGGGGCCATTCTCCTGGACTCCGATGTCCTGGACGAGCTGGAAGGCCTCCTCCCCTCCCCCGAGGCCTTCTACGCCGAAGCCCACCGCAAGATCTACGGGGCCATGCAAGCCCTCCGGGCCCAGAACCGGCCCGTGGACCTGGTCACCCTCTCCGAGGAGCTCTCCCGCCGGGGGGAGCTGGAGGGCCTCGGGGGGGTGAGCTACCTGGTGCAGCTCTCCGAGGCCACCCCCACCGCGGCCTACGCCGAGCACTACGCCCGCATCGTGGCGGAAAAGTGGACCCTGCGCAAGCTGATCCAGGCCGCGGGGGAGGCCATGCGCCTGGCCTACGAGGAGGCAGGCAGCCTAGACGAGATCCTGGACACCGCGGGCAAGAAGATCCTGGAGGTGGCCCTCACCCAGACGGACACCGAGGCCAGGGCCATGCGGGAGCTGGTCCACGAGACCTTTGAGCACATCGAGGCCCTATTCCAAAACAAGGGGGAGGTGGCCGGGGTGCGCACCGGCTTCAAGGACTTGGACAGCCTCATCGGCACCCTCTCCCCAGGCTCCTTAAACATCATCGCCGCCCGGCCCGCCATGGGGAAGACCGCCTTCGCCCTCACCATCGCCCAGCACGCGGCCCTCAAGGAGGGGGTGGGGGTGGGGATCTACTCCCTGGAGATGCCGGCGGCCCAGCTCACCCTGCGCATGATGTGCTCGGAGGCCCGCATTGACATGAACCGGGTGCGCCTGGGCCAGCTCACGGACCGGGACTTCTCCAAGCTGGTGGACGTGGCGGGCCGCCTCTCCGAGGCCCCCATCTTCATTGACGACACCCCGGACCTGACCCTGATGGAGCTGCGGGCCCGGGCCCGCCGCCTCAAAAGCCAGCACGGGGTGGGCCTCCTCATCATCGACTACCTGCAGCTCATGTCCGGCCCCGGGGGGAACAAGGGGGGGGAAAACCGGCAGCAGGAGATCGCCGCCATCTCCCGCGGGCTCAAGGCCTTGGCCCGGGAGCTCCACATCCCGGTCATCGCCCTAAGCCAGCTCTCCCGGGCGGTGGAGGCCAGGCCCAACAAGCGCCCCATGCTCTCCGACCTCAGGGAGTCGGGCTCCATTGAACAGGACGCCGACCTGGTGATGTTCATCTACCGGGACGAGTACTACAACCCCCACTCGGAAAAGTTGGGGGTGGCGGAGATCATCGTGGGCAAGCAGCGGAACGGGCCCACGGGCACCGTGGAACTCCAGTTC
- a CDS encoding cation:proton antiporter produces MHPSLEAFALAAGFLALGAALVHRLGFPPLPVYLLTGLLLGERLPVEELEPLPSLGLLLLLFSVGLEFGPDRLRELSGKSLQAGLYDALALPLGFLLGLLVGLDWRGAALLAGVIYVSSSAVIVKLIIDLRRAANPESEVVLGVLVLEDLVVALLLALLGGQGPGGFLGGLGLALLYLLFARLAGPRLVGVMEGLSHELILLLGAAFTSGTALLFHATGASEGVGAFLAGVIAAGLGLRQRLEELFGPVRDLGVALFFLVVGAQAMGLFHGLTPGMVALALLALALKLPLNHLGAQRAGLGRKRRLYAAFYLVPRGEFNLVLGSLALAQGYPLVAQVAVLLVLLSIPLGALLIRFAPELGGLLFREGPRPKGPLSTKPG; encoded by the coding sequence ATGCACCCCTCCCTCGAGGCCTTCGCCCTGGCCGCCGGGTTCTTGGCCCTGGGAGCGGCCTTGGTCCACCGCCTGGGCTTTCCCCCCTTGCCGGTTTACCTGCTCACGGGCCTCCTCCTTGGGGAAAGGCTCCCCGTGGAGGAGCTGGAGCCCCTGCCCTCCCTGGGGCTCTTGCTCCTCCTCTTCTCCGTAGGGCTGGAGTTCGGGCCCGACCGCCTCAGGGAACTCTCCGGCAAGAGCCTGCAGGCCGGGCTTTACGACGCCTTGGCCCTCCCCTTGGGCTTCCTCCTGGGCCTCCTGGTGGGGCTGGACTGGCGGGGGGCGGCCCTGCTGGCCGGGGTCATCTACGTAAGCTCCAGCGCGGTGATCGTCAAGCTCATCATTGACCTGCGCCGGGCAGCCAACCCGGAAAGCGAGGTGGTGCTTGGGGTTCTGGTGCTGGAGGACCTTGTGGTGGCCCTGCTCCTGGCCCTTCTCGGAGGACAAGGGCCCGGGGGGTTCCTGGGAGGCCTCGGCCTTGCCCTCCTCTACCTCCTTTTCGCCCGCCTGGCAGGCCCCCGGCTGGTGGGGGTCATGGAAGGCCTCTCCCACGAGCTGATCCTCCTCCTGGGGGCGGCCTTCACCAGCGGCACCGCCCTCCTCTTCCACGCCACGGGAGCCTCGGAAGGCGTGGGGGCCTTCCTCGCCGGGGTGATCGCCGCGGGTCTTGGGCTTCGCCAACGCTTGGAGGAGCTCTTCGGGCCGGTGCGGGACCTGGGGGTGGCCCTTTTCTTCCTGGTGGTGGGAGCCCAGGCCATGGGGCTCTTCCACGGCCTGACCCCTGGAATGGTTGCCCTTGCCCTCCTGGCCCTGGCCCTCAAGCTTCCCCTCAACCACCTGGGGGCCCAGCGCGCGGGGCTTGGCCGCAAGCGCCGGCTCTACGCTGCCTTTTACCTGGTGCCCCGGGGGGAGTTCAACCTGGTCCTAGGGAGCCTGGCCCTGGCCCAGGGCTACCCCCTGGTGGCCCAGGTGGCCGTGCTCTTGGTCCTCCTTTCCATACCCTTGGGGGCCCTCCTCATCCGCTTCGCCCCCGAGCTGGGGGGGCTTCTCTTCCGGGAAGGGCCGCGACCCAAGGGCCCTCTTTCCACCAAGCCCGGCTAA
- a CDS encoding Hsp20/alpha crystallin family protein: protein MLEKLWPFGRNRVRKAFEEALEKAFQEVETLEPLSELSEHEDHYLLRVEVPGLGPENLEVRLEGDQLVIEGEKREEKRTKHLAEIVYGKIYRAYLLPKDAKKEGITARLSKGVLEVRIPREERPAEPPVRIPVQEA from the coding sequence ATGCTGGAAAAGCTTTGGCCCTTTGGCAGGAACCGGGTGCGCAAGGCCTTTGAAGAAGCCTTGGAAAAGGCCTTCCAAGAGGTGGAAACCCTGGAGCCCCTCTCGGAGCTCTCCGAGCACGAGGACCACTACCTCCTTAGAGTGGAGGTGCCGGGCCTCGGCCCCGAGAACCTGGAGGTGCGCCTGGAGGGGGACCAGCTGGTGATTGAGGGGGAAAAGCGGGAGGAAAAGCGCACCAAGCACTTGGCGGAAATCGTCTACGGCAAGATCTACCGCGCCTACCTCCTGCCCAAGGATGCCAAGAAGGAGGGCATCACGGCCCGCCTGAGCAAGGGGGTTTTGGAGGTGAGGATCCCGCGGGAGGAGCGCCCCGCCGAACCCCCGGTGCGGATCCCCGTGCAGGAAGCTTAG
- a CDS encoding rhomboid family intramembrane serine protease → MFPLYDLNHARRPAYVVKGLVLLNALAFLWQLLWGLEASAQAYGFIPARFFQDPVGEGYRLLTSMFLHGGFFHILSNMWFLWVFGDNVEDRLGHGRFLLFYLLGGVAAALAQGLAAPLSPVPMIGASGAVSAVLGAYYALFPRAYVVSLVFFIFPLFLTLPAGFYLGYWAFLQLLQGLLGLPGVAWWAHLGGFLFGVFLAHRFAPRWRRW, encoded by the coding sequence GTGTTCCCCCTTTACGACCTGAACCACGCCCGCCGCCCGGCCTACGTGGTCAAGGGCCTGGTGCTCCTCAACGCCTTAGCCTTCCTCTGGCAGCTCCTTTGGGGCCTAGAGGCCTCGGCCCAGGCCTACGGCTTCATCCCCGCCCGCTTCTTCCAAGACCCCGTGGGGGAGGGGTACCGCCTCCTCACCAGCATGTTCCTGCACGGGGGGTTTTTCCACATTCTCTCCAATATGTGGTTCCTCTGGGTCTTTGGGGACAACGTGGAAGACCGGCTGGGCCACGGGCGCTTCCTCCTCTTTTACCTCCTGGGGGGCGTGGCCGCGGCCCTAGCCCAGGGGCTTGCCGCTCCCTTAAGCCCCGTGCCCATGATCGGGGCCAGCGGGGCGGTTTCCGCGGTGCTGGGGGCCTACTACGCCCTCTTCCCCCGGGCCTACGTGGTCTCCCTGGTCTTCTTCATCTTCCCCCTTTTCCTCACCCTGCCCGCAGGGTTCTACCTGGGGTACTGGGCCTTCCTCCAACTCCTCCAGGGACTTCTGGGCCTGCCGGGGGTGGCCTGGTGGGCCCACCTGGGGGGCTTTCTTTTCGGCGTCTTCCTGGCCCACCGGTTTGCCCCCAGGTGGCGGCGTTGGTAG
- a CDS encoding cation:proton antiporter — MHGAGHILEVFYLILAAQVMAFLFKRLNQPVVIGEVLAGILVGPAILGLVHEGEILEFLAELGAIFLLFMVGLETRLRDILAVGKEAFLVAILGVAFPFVGGYLFGVQIGFATLPSLFLGTALVATSVGITARVLQELGVLSRPYARIILGAAVIDDVLGLIVLAVVNGVAQTGQVEMGAILRLILLSLLFVGLAVFLSPLFARLPLERLPVGSPVGFALALGVGMAALAASIGLAPIVGAFLGGMLLAEVREKYRLEEPIFAIEGFLAPLFFAMVGVRLELSALLSPAILAAGGVVTLIAILGKVLGGFLGALTQGVRSALTVGVGMAPRGEVGLIVAALGLAAGAVNEEEYAIVLFMVVFTTLFAPFALKPLIAWTERGLRQAKE; from the coding sequence ATGCACGGGGCTGGGCATATCCTGGAGGTATTTTACCTTATCCTGGCGGCCCAGGTCATGGCCTTCCTCTTCAAGCGGCTGAACCAGCCGGTGGTCATCGGGGAGGTCCTGGCCGGCATCCTGGTGGGCCCGGCCATCCTGGGCCTGGTGCACGAGGGGGAGATCCTGGAGTTCCTGGCGGAGCTGGGGGCCATCTTCCTCCTCTTCATGGTGGGGCTAGAAACCCGGCTGCGGGACATCCTGGCCGTGGGCAAGGAGGCCTTTTTGGTAGCCATTTTGGGCGTGGCCTTCCCCTTCGTGGGGGGGTACCTCTTCGGCGTCCAGATCGGCTTCGCCACCCTGCCTTCCCTCTTCCTGGGCACAGCCTTGGTGGCCACCAGCGTGGGCATCACCGCCCGGGTGCTGCAGGAGCTGGGGGTCCTCTCCCGCCCCTACGCCCGCATCATCCTGGGGGCGGCGGTCATCGACGACGTCCTGGGGCTCATCGTGTTGGCGGTGGTGAACGGGGTGGCCCAGACCGGACAGGTGGAGATGGGGGCCATCTTGAGGCTCATCCTCCTCTCCTTGCTCTTCGTGGGCCTGGCCGTCTTCCTCTCCCCCCTCTTCGCCCGGCTGCCCCTGGAGAGGCTCCCGGTGGGAAGCCCGGTGGGCTTCGCCCTGGCCCTGGGGGTGGGGATGGCCGCCCTGGCGGCCTCCATCGGTCTGGCCCCCATCGTGGGGGCGTTTTTGGGGGGGATGCTCCTTGCTGAGGTGCGGGAGAAGTACCGCCTGGAGGAGCCCATCTTCGCCATTGAGGGCTTTTTGGCCCCCCTCTTCTTCGCCATGGTGGGGGTGCGGCTGGAGCTTTCCGCCCTCCTCTCCCCCGCCATCCTGGCGGCAGGGGGGGTGGTTACCCTCATCGCCATCCTGGGCAAGGTTCTGGGGGGGTTCCTGGGGGCCCTGACCCAGGGGGTGCGCTCCGCCCTCACCGTGGGGGTGGGGATGGCCCCCCGGGGGGAGGTGGGGCTCATCGTGGCGGCCCTGGGCCTGGCGGCGGGGGCGGTCAACGAGGAGGAGTACGCCATCGTCCTCTTCATGGTGGTCTTCACCACCCTCTTCGCCCCCTTTGCCCTCAAGCCCCTCATCGCCTGGACGGAGCGGGGCCTGCGCCAGGCCAAGGAATAG
- a CDS encoding DUF1931 family protein: MLMKVAEFEKLFRLAAGLDVDKNDLKRLSDFLRNKLYDLLVAAERNAKYNGRDIIFEPDLPITKGLQETLKAFRQMDTTLELKPVLDALAALPPLDLEVSEDVRQLLPELAGALVVAYARTLKELDPALKNPQTPHHERAERVFNLLL, from the coding sequence ATGTTGATGAAGGTAGCGGAGTTTGAAAAGCTCTTCCGCCTGGCGGCGGGGCTGGACGTGGACAAAAACGACCTAAAGCGGCTTTCCGACTTCCTCCGGAACAAGCTTTACGACCTTTTGGTGGCGGCGGAGCGGAACGCCAAGTACAACGGCCGGGACATCATCTTTGAGCCCGACCTGCCCATCACCAAGGGTCTCCAGGAAACCCTGAAGGCGTTCCGCCAGATGGACACCACCTTGGAGCTTAAACCCGTGCTGGACGCCTTGGCCGCTTTGCCGCCCCTGGACCTGGAGGTCTCGGAGGATGTGCGCCAGCTCCTCCCCGAGCTGGCCGGGGCCTTGGTGGTGGCCTACGCCCGCACCCTGAAGGAGCTGGACCCCGCTCTCAAGAACCCGCAAACCCCCCACCACGAGCGGGCGGAGCGGGTCTTTAACCTCCTCCTCTAG
- the trxA gene encoding thioredoxin: MDKVVVCPNCGAKNRLGTPPPGQVPVCGACKAPLPWIVEADEKRFQEEVAGAPLVLVDFWAPWCGPCRMVAPILEDLAREHAGKLKVVKVNTDENPGLAARHRVMSIPTLVLFQRGHPVATWVGASPKRVLEERLRPYLA, from the coding sequence ATGGATAAGGTGGTGGTCTGCCCCAACTGCGGCGCCAAGAACCGGCTAGGGACGCCCCCGCCCGGCCAGGTGCCGGTTTGCGGGGCCTGCAAAGCCCCCTTGCCCTGGATCGTGGAGGCGGACGAGAAGCGCTTCCAAGAAGAGGTGGCGGGGGCGCCCCTGGTCCTGGTGGACTTCTGGGCGCCCTGGTGCGGGCCCTGCCGGATGGTGGCCCCCATCTTGGAGGACCTGGCCCGGGAGCACGCCGGCAAGCTCAAGGTGGTGAAGGTGAACACCGATGAAAACCCGGGCCTCGCCGCCCGCCATAGGGTGATGAGCATCCCCACCCTGGTCCTCTTCCAGCGGGGCCACCCGGTGGCCACCTGGGTGGGAGCGAGCCCCAAGCGGGTCCTGGAGGAGCGCCTGAGGCCCTATCTGGCCTGA